A single region of the Hoeflea prorocentri genome encodes:
- a CDS encoding site-specific DNA-methyltransferase, translating into MSVLSLAEIQRAPGSKSGPVIDTIVKGDCVAALEALPEKSVDAIFADPPYNLQLAGDLHRPDQSKVDAVDNDWDQFASFKAYDAFTRAWLLACRRVLKPAGTIWVIGSYHNIYRVGAILQDLNFWILNDIVWRKTNPMPNFRGRRFQNAHETMIWASLGQKAKGYTFNYEAMKAANDDVQMRSDWLFPICAGSERLKGEDGKKAHPTQKPEALLSRIILSSTKPGDVVLDPFFGSGTTGAVAKRLGRHYVGIEREQAYIDAAEARIADIKTLGKAELTVMTGKKAEPRVAFNVLIDSGLLKPGARLQCAKGRHNAVVRADGTLSSGEESGSIHRLGAKLQGLDACNGWTFWHFEDAGELKPIDALRRIVRDEMARSGA; encoded by the coding sequence ATGTCAGTACTTTCCCTCGCCGAGATCCAGCGGGCGCCTGGTTCAAAATCCGGACCGGTCATCGACACCATCGTAAAGGGCGACTGCGTTGCCGCGCTTGAAGCGCTGCCGGAAAAATCCGTCGATGCGATTTTCGCCGACCCACCCTACAATCTGCAGCTTGCGGGCGATCTTCACCGGCCCGACCAGTCGAAGGTGGACGCCGTCGACAATGACTGGGACCAGTTCGCTTCCTTCAAGGCCTATGACGCCTTTACCCGCGCCTGGCTGCTTGCCTGCCGGCGCGTTCTCAAGCCTGCCGGAACCATCTGGGTCATCGGCTCCTATCACAACATCTATCGTGTCGGAGCGATTCTGCAGGATCTGAACTTCTGGATCCTCAACGATATTGTCTGGCGAAAAACCAACCCGATGCCCAACTTTCGTGGTCGGCGGTTTCAGAACGCCCACGAAACCATGATCTGGGCGAGCCTTGGCCAGAAAGCAAAAGGCTATACGTTCAACTACGAGGCGATGAAGGCGGCCAATGACGATGTGCAGATGCGCTCAGACTGGCTCTTCCCGATTTGCGCCGGCTCCGAACGGCTGAAAGGGGAAGATGGCAAGAAGGCTCATCCCACCCAGAAGCCCGAGGCGCTTTTGTCCCGGATCATCCTGTCGTCGACAAAGCCCGGCGATGTCGTGCTCGATCCGTTCTTCGGCTCCGGAACCACCGGCGCCGTCGCCAAGCGCCTGGGTCGCCACTATGTGGGCATCGAGCGCGAACAGGCGTATATCGACGCCGCCGAAGCGCGCATTGCGGACATAAAAACACTGGGCAAGGCCGAATTGACGGTCATGACCGGCAAAAAGGCCGAGCCGCGCGTCGCGTTCAATGTGCTGATCGACTCGGGCCTGCTGAAGCCCGGAGCACGTCTTCAATGCGCCAAGGGCCGCCACAACGCGGTGGTGCGCGCCGACGGCACTTTGTCTAGCGGCGAGGAATCCGGTTCAATCCACCGCCTGGGCGCAAAGCTTCAGGGCCTTGATGCGTGCAATGGCTGGACGTTCTGGCATTTCGAGGATGCCGGCGAGCTCAAGCCGATTGATGCTCTGCGCCGCATTGTGCGCGACGAGATGGCGCGCAGCGGCGCATAG
- a CDS encoding DUF721 domain-containing protein, which yields MSGRKGIQQISEIANGVLDPVLAKRAGINTMLLGMWDEIAGPDFAECTRPEKIKWPRRDAQNDSFVPGTLTIACEGARALFLVHSQDQLIQRLNSVFGFPAVERIKIVQKPVSSSSGRHKRPRALSPDRQEKLDDMITGIESENLRQALRRLGTGVMGRPSKGR from the coding sequence ATGAGCGGGCGCAAGGGCATTCAGCAGATCAGCGAGATCGCCAACGGCGTCCTCGATCCGGTATTGGCCAAGCGGGCCGGGATCAACACCATGCTTCTTGGCATGTGGGACGAGATTGCGGGGCCGGATTTCGCCGAGTGTACACGGCCCGAGAAGATCAAATGGCCCCGGCGTGACGCTCAGAACGACAGTTTTGTTCCGGGTACGCTGACCATCGCTTGCGAAGGCGCGCGGGCCCTTTTTCTGGTCCATTCGCAGGATCAGCTCATCCAGCGCCTCAACAGCGTCTTCGGCTTTCCGGCCGTCGAACGGATCAAGATTGTTCAAAAGCCGGTTTCCAGCAGCTCAGGCAGGCACAAACGCCCGCGGGCCTTGTCGCCGGATCGTCAGGAGAAGCTCGATGACATGATCACCGGCATCGAGAGTGAAAACCTGCGCCAGGCACTCAGGCGTCTGGGTACCGGTGTCATGGGGCGCCCCAGCAAAGGCCGATAA
- a CDS encoding M16 family metallopeptidase: MSVECTRLESGLTVVTETMPHLESVALGVWIKSGSRDETASEHGIAHLLEHMAFKGTAKRTARQIAEEIENVGGEVNAATSVETTSYYARILKDHVPLAIDILADILTHSVLDENELLREKHVILQEIGAAIDTPDDVVFDKFSSTAFRDQTIGRSILGTPETVQSFTPDQIRSYLQRNYTAEKMTIVAAGAVDHDTLVRLVDDRFSDILHTPDGSEVETTATYTGGEYREKRDLMDVQLLIGFEGRAYHARDFYASQILANVLGGGMSSRLFQEVREHRGLCYSVYALHWGFSDTGIFGIHAATGQEDVPELIPVILNELHKVAERVDVSEIERARAQFRAGLLMAHESPAARASQIARQMLLYGRTIPNEELMDRLAGITPERLTDLSGRLFFDTPITLSAVGPVDTLMAVEDIASKLTTGRERQAAIG; the protein is encoded by the coding sequence ATGAGTGTTGAGTGTACCCGCCTTGAAAGCGGGTTGACGGTTGTCACGGAAACGATGCCGCACCTTGAGAGCGTTGCTCTCGGTGTCTGGATCAAATCAGGATCGAGAGACGAAACGGCCTCCGAGCACGGCATAGCGCATCTTCTGGAGCACATGGCGTTCAAGGGAACGGCCAAGCGCACTGCACGGCAGATCGCCGAGGAAATCGAAAATGTCGGCGGTGAAGTCAACGCCGCGACATCTGTGGAAACAACCTCTTATTACGCGCGTATCCTGAAGGATCATGTTCCACTGGCGATCGATATTCTCGCCGATATCCTCACGCACTCCGTGCTCGATGAAAACGAGCTGCTGCGGGAAAAGCACGTCATTCTTCAGGAGATCGGCGCGGCCATTGATACGCCCGACGACGTCGTCTTCGACAAGTTTTCGTCGACCGCCTTTCGCGATCAGACCATCGGTCGATCGATCCTGGGAACGCCCGAAACGGTGCAATCCTTTACGCCGGACCAGATCCGCAGCTATCTCCAGCGCAATTACACCGCCGAGAAGATGACAATCGTTGCCGCCGGCGCGGTCGACCATGACACGCTCGTGCGTCTCGTCGACGATCGGTTTTCCGATATTCTCCACACGCCCGATGGCAGCGAGGTCGAGACGACGGCCACCTATACCGGCGGCGAATACCGCGAAAAGCGTGACCTGATGGACGTTCAGTTGCTGATCGGATTCGAGGGCCGCGCCTATCATGCGCGCGACTTCTATGCCTCGCAGATCCTGGCAAATGTCCTGGGCGGCGGCATGTCATCGCGGCTCTTTCAGGAGGTTCGCGAACACCGCGGGCTCTGCTACTCGGTCTACGCCCTGCATTGGGGCTTTTCCGATACCGGTATTTTCGGCATTCACGCTGCAACCGGTCAGGAGGATGTCCCTGAACTCATTCCCGTCATCCTCAATGAGCTGCACAAGGTTGCCGAACGCGTTGATGTGTCCGAGATCGAGCGGGCGCGGGCGCAGTTCCGTGCCGGTCTCCTGATGGCCCATGAAAGCCCCGCCGCGCGGGCCAGCCAGATTGCCCGCCAGATGCTGCTCTATGGCCGCACAATTCCGAATGAAGAGCTAATGGACCGTCTTGCCGGCATCACACCGGAACGACTGACCGATCTTTCGGGCAGGCTGTTTTTCGACACGCCCATTACGCTTTCGGCTGTCGGGCCGGTGGATACGCTGATGGCCGTCGAGGACATCGCGTCGAAACTGACGACCGGGCGTGAGCGCCAGGCGGCAATCGGATAA
- a CDS encoding HAD family hydrolase gives MTQSPIKHVVFDIGRVLLHYDPELPFSRIIPDDDARLWFFENICTHEWNVEQDRGRSWDDAEALLIEQHPDHETHIRAFRSNWHDMVPHAYEDSVAIMRGLIEDGHDVTMLTNFASDTFREVQKRFDFLNETRGVTVSADIGAIKPDREIFDTHVAAFGLEPGATLFIDDSPANVDGAQAAGWHAVHFTGADKLRSDLKTYGIVA, from the coding sequence TTGACGCAGTCTCCCATAAAACATGTGGTCTTCGACATCGGCCGCGTACTCCTGCACTACGATCCCGAGCTTCCCTTCAGCCGGATCATTCCCGATGACGACGCCAGGCTGTGGTTTTTTGAAAATATCTGTACCCATGAATGGAACGTCGAACAGGACCGTGGCCGAAGCTGGGATGATGCCGAGGCCCTGCTGATCGAGCAGCATCCGGACCATGAAACGCATATCAGGGCCTTCCGGTCGAACTGGCACGATATGGTGCCGCACGCCTATGAAGACAGCGTCGCAATCATGCGCGGCCTGATCGAAGATGGTCATGATGTGACGATGCTGACGAATTTCGCCTCGGACACGTTCCGGGAGGTGCAAAAGCGCTTCGATTTTCTCAACGAGACCCGCGGCGTTACCGTTTCAGCCGATATCGGGGCGATCAAGCCGGACCGGGAGATTTTCGATACCCATGTCGCTGCTTTCGGACTGGAGCCCGGCGCAACCCTGTTCATCGACGACAGTCCGGCCAATGTGGACGGCGCGCAGGCAGCCGGGTGGCACGCGGTGCACTTCACCGGTGCCGACAAGCTGCGATCGGATCTTAAGACCTACGGGATCGTTGCCTGA
- the thrC gene encoding threonine synthase, whose product MQYISTRGEAPTLGFNDALLTGLARDGGLYVPENWPHFSKKDIRALRGKSYQDIAFSVLQPFVDGEIANDDFRRMIDEAYATFRHPAVVPLVQTGANSFVLELFHGPTLAFKDVAMQLLARMMDHVLAERGQRATIVGATSGDTGGAAIEAFAERDRTDIFILFPNGRVSPVQRRQMTTSGASNVRALAIDGNFDDCQNLVKAMFNDIGFRDRVQLSGVNSINWGRIMAQIVYYFTSALSLGAPERRVSFSVPTGNFGDIFAGYCAMRMGLPIDKLIIATNDNDILARALRNGRYEMRDVVATTSPSMDIQISSNFERLLFDAFGRDSDSLRRCMSSLSQSGSFTIEERALKGIKKEFRSGKANQKQAAATIKSVYEETGYLLDPHTACGVHASRSFERPRAPMITLATAHPAKFPDAVKSASGIDPALPSWLSDLMHREEIYETLQPDLDTVEAYIARNARAAG is encoded by the coding sequence TTGCAATACATCTCGACAAGAGGTGAAGCCCCGACACTGGGCTTCAATGATGCTCTGTTGACCGGGCTTGCCCGCGATGGTGGGCTCTATGTGCCTGAAAACTGGCCGCATTTCTCCAAAAAAGACATTCGTGCACTGCGTGGAAAATCCTATCAGGATATTGCCTTTTCGGTTCTGCAGCCCTTTGTCGACGGCGAAATCGCCAATGACGATTTCCGGCGCATGATCGACGAGGCCTATGCGACGTTCCGTCACCCGGCGGTCGTGCCGCTCGTTCAGACGGGCGCCAACAGTTTTGTCCTTGAGCTGTTCCACGGCCCGACGCTGGCCTTCAAGGACGTTGCAATGCAGTTGCTGGCCAGAATGATGGACCATGTCCTTGCCGAGCGCGGGCAGCGGGCGACCATTGTCGGCGCGACATCAGGCGATACGGGCGGCGCCGCAATCGAAGCCTTCGCCGAACGCGACCGGACGGATATTTTCATCCTGTTTCCCAATGGCCGCGTATCTCCGGTTCAGCGGCGCCAGATGACAACCTCCGGTGCATCGAATGTCCGCGCCCTGGCGATCGATGGCAATTTCGATGACTGCCAGAACCTGGTTAAAGCCATGTTCAACGATATCGGCTTTCGCGACCGGGTTCAGCTTTCCGGCGTCAACTCGATCAACTGGGGCCGGATCATGGCCCAGATCGTCTACTACTTTACCAGCGCACTTTCGCTCGGCGCGCCGGAGCGCAGGGTTTCGTTCAGTGTTCCGACCGGCAATTTCGGTGATATTTTTGCTGGATACTGCGCCATGCGCATGGGCCTGCCCATCGACAAGCTGATCATTGCGACGAATGACAATGACATTCTTGCCCGTGCGCTGCGAAATGGACGCTATGAAATGCGGGACGTCGTCGCCACGACATCGCCGTCGATGGATATCCAAATCTCCTCGAATTTCGAGCGACTGCTGTTCGATGCCTTCGGGCGCGATAGCGACAGTCTTCGGCGCTGCATGTCGAGCCTGTCGCAGTCCGGCTCGTTCACGATCGAGGAGCGCGCGCTCAAGGGTATCAAGAAAGAGTTCCGGTCGGGCAAAGCAAATCAGAAACAGGCGGCAGCCACGATCAAGTCCGTTTACGAGGAGACAGGCTACCTTCTTGACCCCCACACCGCGTGCGGCGTTCATGCATCACGCAGCTTTGAACGGCCGCGCGCGCCCATGATAACGCTTGCAACGGCCCATCCGGCGAAATTTCCCGACGCGGTAAAATCGGCCAGCGGTATTGACCCCGCCCTTCCGTCGTGGCTCTCTGATCTGATGCATCGGGAGGAGATCTATGAGACATTGCAGCCGGATCTCGACACGGTCGAGGCCTACATTGCCCGAAATGCACGCGCTGCAGGATGA
- a CDS encoding GNAT family N-acetyltransferase produces the protein MSPLRLLSRRETAPRIDGDSVYLRFPERRDYSIWADVRGASRGFLEPWEPTWPRNDLTKAAFHQRVNRYEQDFREKRSVSFFLFLKKDDRLVGGLNIGNIRRAAAQTCMIGYWMSEENAGKGLMLDGLNAAIPYIFDQLQLHRIEAACIPDNKRSVRLLEKANFRYEGYLRGYLKINGMWRDHHLYALLASDRSADGPSATSQENSGS, from the coding sequence ATGTCACCGCTCCGTCTCCTGTCCAGGCGCGAAACCGCGCCGCGCATTGACGGCGATAGCGTCTATCTGCGGTTTCCCGAGCGGCGCGACTATTCCATATGGGCGGATGTGCGCGGGGCAAGCCGTGGGTTCCTCGAACCGTGGGAGCCCACATGGCCACGCAACGATCTGACGAAAGCTGCATTCCATCAACGGGTCAACCGCTATGAACAGGACTTCCGCGAGAAACGCTCGGTTTCGTTTTTCCTGTTCCTCAAGAAAGACGATCGGCTGGTCGGCGGGCTCAATATCGGCAACATCCGCCGCGCAGCGGCACAGACCTGCATGATCGGCTACTGGATGTCCGAGGAGAACGCCGGAAAAGGCCTGATGCTGGACGGCCTTAACGCGGCAATTCCCTATATCTTTGATCAGTTGCAGTTGCACCGGATAGAAGCTGCTTGTATTCCGGATAACAAACGTTCGGTCAGGCTCCTTGAAAAGGCCAATTTTCGGTATGAAGGCTATCTGCGCGGTTATCTCAAGATCAACGGCATGTGGCGCGACCACCATCTCTACGCGTTGCTGGCCAGCGATCGTTCTGCAGATGGACCTTCTGCAACGTCACAAGAAAACTCCGGGTCTTAG
- a CDS encoding HAD family hydrolase, which yields MAGFDLIIFDCDGVLVDSEIIAAQQEAKLLSEAGYPIDAGEFAERFAGMTWKEILLSVEKEAGLPLQANLLEKPEKILDAKLARDVKGIAGVLPAVASIDIARCVCSNSKPHRIEAMLKRAGTLDLFAPHIFSALMVGDGRPKPAPDVFEHAAEQMNADPAKTLVLEDSVHGVTGARAAGMRVVGFTGASHTYPAHSDRLTDAGAETAINRFSDLPAVVEALAEWSPLS from the coding sequence ATGGCGGGCTTTGACCTCATCATTTTTGATTGCGACGGCGTTCTGGTCGATTCCGAAATCATCGCGGCGCAGCAGGAAGCAAAGCTTTTGAGCGAGGCGGGATACCCGATCGATGCCGGGGAGTTTGCCGAGCGCTTTGCCGGCATGACCTGGAAGGAAATCCTGCTCAGTGTCGAGAAAGAGGCCGGGTTGCCGCTGCAGGCAAATCTTCTGGAAAAACCCGAAAAGATACTCGACGCAAAACTCGCACGGGACGTTAAAGGCATTGCCGGCGTGCTTCCGGCGGTGGCCAGCATCGATATTGCCCGCTGCGTGTGTTCAAACTCGAAACCGCACCGCATCGAGGCCATGCTCAAACGGGCCGGTACGCTCGATCTGTTTGCTCCGCACATCTTTTCCGCGCTGATGGTCGGCGATGGCCGGCCGAAGCCTGCACCCGATGTGTTCGAACATGCCGCCGAACAAATGAATGCCGACCCGGCAAAGACATTGGTGCTTGAGGATTCCGTTCACGGGGTAACCGGAGCACGCGCGGCCGGAATGCGGGTTGTCGGTTTTACCGGCGCGTCCCACACCTATCCGGCTCACTCCGACAGGCTGACGGACGCAGGCGCCGAGACGGCAATCAACCGTTTCAGCGATCTGCCGGCTGTGGTTGAAGCTCTGGCCGAATGGTCGCCGTTGTCCTAG
- the mutY gene encoding A/G-specific adenine glycosylase: MNHIEQTITKPILSWYDKHHRDLPWRVSPAERSRGVKPSPYRVWLSEIMLQQTTVQAVRPYFTSFLERWPDVAALAAAKNDDVMSAWAGLGYYSRARNLKKCAEIVVAHHDGRFPDDVIELKKLPGIGDYTAAAVATIAFDRHAAVVDGNIERVVSRLFRLTTPLPALKRDIKTRMSDLTPVERPGDFAQAMMDLGAMVCSPKRPACGVCPVRETCLSAGRDDAEAFPFKPPKKKRPVRRGAAFVAIGQDGAVLLRRRIESGLLGGMAEVPTTGWTASADGALGTEAAPFAGDWTLSGTVRHIFTHFELHLDVYRGNFPERPASDGSWWSPRGDLDNEALPTVMKKAIAIAIDPNRQTARPQKGTMI; the protein is encoded by the coding sequence ATGAACCACATCGAACAAACGATCACCAAGCCGATACTCTCCTGGTATGACAAGCACCACCGCGATCTGCCGTGGCGTGTTTCACCAGCCGAGCGAAGCCGCGGGGTAAAACCCTCCCCCTATCGCGTGTGGCTTTCGGAAATCATGCTGCAACAGACGACCGTGCAGGCAGTACGGCCCTATTTTACCTCTTTCCTCGAGCGCTGGCCGGATGTGGCGGCGCTGGCTGCGGCCAAAAATGATGACGTGATGAGTGCCTGGGCCGGCCTTGGCTATTATTCGCGCGCCCGCAATCTGAAAAAATGCGCCGAGATTGTGGTCGCACACCATGACGGACGTTTTCCCGATGATGTGATCGAGCTGAAAAAGCTCCCCGGTATCGGCGACTACACCGCCGCCGCCGTCGCAACGATTGCATTCGACCGTCACGCAGCGGTGGTGGACGGCAATATCGAACGCGTTGTCTCGCGGCTTTTCCGTCTGACAACGCCGCTGCCGGCACTCAAGCGCGATATCAAAACACGCATGTCGGACCTCACACCGGTTGAACGACCCGGCGATTTCGCCCAGGCCATGATGGATCTTGGCGCGATGGTGTGTTCGCCGAAGCGCCCTGCCTGCGGCGTGTGCCCGGTACGCGAGACATGCCTGAGCGCCGGGCGTGACGATGCCGAGGCTTTTCCGTTCAAGCCGCCGAAGAAAAAACGCCCGGTCAGGCGCGGAGCCGCATTTGTTGCGATTGGACAGGACGGCGCCGTCCTTTTGCGCCGGCGGATCGAAAGCGGGTTGCTCGGCGGCATGGCGGAAGTTCCGACAACCGGGTGGACTGCATCGGCCGATGGCGCATTGGGCACCGAGGCCGCGCCGTTTGCAGGAGACTGGACCCTCAGCGGAACCGTCCGGCACATCTTCACCCATTTCGAGCTGCACCTCGATGTCTATCGGGGGAACTTCCCGGAGCGACCGGCGTCGGACGGGAGTTGGTGGTCGCCGCGCGGTGACCTCGACAACGAAGCCCTGCCGACTGTCATGAAAAAGGCAATTGCGATTGCTATTGATCCGAACAGACAAACAGCCCGCCCCCAAAAAGGAACTATGATTTGA